Below is a genomic region from Candidatus Macondimonas diazotrophica.
GTCACCGATTTCCAACGGGCTAGCCTGTTTAGATACGTCCAGGATGCTAATCCTGTTGCGATTTATAGTTGTCTCAAAGCGCTCCTCATAGGCGGCAATGGCGTCTAGGCTGCCCGGAAAGTGGTGTCTCAGCGTAGCCCAGATCACCGCATCGTTAAAAATGCACTTCATGCAGGACGACCGACCCCAGCCCAGACGGTACGGCACCGGGGCGATTACACTGTGCCGGCGCAAAGCGTCCCACACCTTATCCTCACTCCAATGGAGCACTGGCCGCCAAGAATCGACATGGCGAGCCTTTCGGCCTGCTCGACGATCACAGGCATGTGGTTCAAGCTGGTTGTACTTTGCTCGGTTCGAGCTTTCTTCGCGCCTCTCCCCCGTAATGAAGAGCACTTTCTTTCCATCAAATCGTGACTGATTGTTAAGCGCTCGCCTGCCAACGTCGATTTTGAGCGCAGAACTACACCACCGTGTCTGGAGATTTGCCGACACCTGCGGAAACTTCATTCGTGTCCCGGGCTTCGCTCGCCGCGTGTCACGATCCAGGGTAATGAGACCGTCAGGGGTTTCTACGTGGTGGGGACGGCTGTACGAGTCTTCCTTGAGCATTTCCCCTTCAAACCCACCTTCCAGCCATGAAAAGTAAATTGGCAAACCGAACGCGGCGGCAAGCTGGCGGTTGTAATCTGCCATGAAAGGCCAGTCCATCAATGTCGATCCCTCGCGGCCATCTACATCATGGTGCCACAGCTCGACCATGCTTAGATCAACACCGATGTCGATTAGGTTTAGGAGACAGGCAATCGAGTCTTTGCCTCCCGACATGCAAAGGACGATTCGATCATAATCGTTAATGTCGATTGAAGGCGCTGAAAAATATGCTTTTTTCAACATGGACGAGCCATTCCCGAGACTCAATCCAAGCTGCGATCTCAACTCAGG
It encodes:
- a CDS encoding phosphoadenosine phosphosulfate reductase family protein produces the protein MVNNDGAMHEYDDKTVIPELRSQLGLSLGNGSSMLKKAYFSAPSIDINDYDRIVLCMSGGKDSIACLLNLIDIGVDLSMVELWHHDVDGREGSTLMDWPFMADYNRQLAAAFGLPIYFSWLEGGFEGEMLKEDSYSRPHHVETPDGLITLDRDTRRAKPGTRMKFPQVSANLQTRWCSSALKIDVGRRALNNQSRFDGKKVLFITGERREESSNRAKYNQLEPHACDRRAGRKARHVDSWRPVLHWSEDKVWDALRRHSVIAPVPYRLGWGRSSCMKCIFNDAVIWATLRHHFPGSLDAIAAYEERFETTINRNRISILDVSKQASPLEIGDEEAFIQAMKREYSLPVIQNSSNWILPPGAYAKTGCGPS